From one Triticum urartu cultivar G1812 chromosome 3, Tu2.1, whole genome shotgun sequence genomic stretch:
- the LOC125546705 gene encoding BTB/POZ and MATH domain-containing protein 1-like translates to MGNRSSSSAKPGQSPSETASRCLTESFTGTHDFEIINYSLLVGMGVGKFVSSSTFCVGGYNWNIRLYPDGVMKDYAGKGSVFLHHLCSPDSKGVRTKFTLSVLEKHGQVTRALVDHIFPRAHTSDGFGYTRFFDNSKLKSMPDLYYGSLTIRCVLTIIKESRTELKTNLAVAPPSNLQEHLRHMHVDGDGADVTFSVRGQLFNAHRCLLAAWSPVFKAELFCPMKENSTRCIEIDDIEPQVFEALLHFIYTDCMMDGYEEGKTENLQHLLVAADLYGVERLRVMCEGKLCDSVDLKTVATTLTLAEQHNCGVLKKACIEFVASGKTLEAVKKTDSDVFKHLEASCPHLMQEILFARMPPM, encoded by the coding sequence ATGGGCAACAGATCGTCTTCCTCAGCTAAGCCTGGCCAGTCTCCGTCCGAGACGGCGTCGAGATGCCTCACGGAGAGCTTCACGGGGACCCACGATTTTGAGATTATCAACTACTCGCTGCTCGTTGGCATGGGCGTCGGCAAGTTCGTAAGCTCGAGCACATTCTGCGTCGGTGGCTACAACTGGAATATCAGGCTCTATCCAGACGGAGTCATGAAAGACTACGCCGGCAAAGGGTCAGTGTTTTTGCACCATCTCTGCTCACCGGATTCAAAGGGTGTGAGGACAAAGTTCACATTAAGCGTTCTGGAGAAACACGGCCAAGTAACCAGGGCTCTAGTCGACCACATCTTTCCTCGAGCTCATACTAGTGACGGTTTCGGCTACACCAGATTCTTCGACAATTCAAAGCTGAAATCAATGCCAGACCTCTACTATGGCTCATTGACCATAAGGTGCGTACTCACCATCATAAAAGAATCTCGCACGGAGCTTAAGACGAACCTTGCCGTGGCTCCACCGTCGAATCTGCAAGAGCATCTCCGGCACATGCATGTGGATGGAGATGGTGCAGATGTGACATTCAGTGTTCGCGGCCAATTGTTCAATGCCCACAGATGTTTGTTGGCTGCATGGTCCCCGGTTTTCAAGGCAGAGCTCTTCTGTCCGATGAAAGAAAACTCAACTCGGTGCATCGAGATTGATGACATTGAGCCACAAGTCTTTGAGGCCCTTCTTCACTTTATATACACAGATTGCATGATGGATGGTTATGAAGAAGGCAAAACTGAAAATCTACAGCACCTACTAGTTGCGGCGGATCTATATGGAGTGGAGAGGTTGAGGGTTATGTGTGAAGGTAAATTATGTGATAGCGTCGACTTGAAAACAGTCGCGACAACGCTAACATTAGCGGAGCAACATAACTGCGGGGTTCTCAAAAAAGCATGTATTGAGTTTGTAGCATCAGGGAAGACACTTGAAGCTGTGAAGAAAACAGATTCAGATGTATTCAAACATCTCGAGGCAAGCTGTCCTCATCTCATGCAGGAGATTTTATTCGCAAGGATGCCTCCCATGTGA